The following is a genomic window from Verrucomicrobiia bacterium.
TCATGCCGCGGTAAATGGAGCCGTCCTGCGCGGGCCAGTAGAGGCCGCCATTGTTGTTACGCCCATACATGCGGGCGGTGTTGCGCTCGATCTGGCTCATGCGCTGCTCGTCCGTGCGTATGGCGGGATCCCCCATAAAGCCCAGGCCCATCACCAGATGGTTGCTTAAATTGAGCCATGCCCGCCGACCCGTCTCCGCGTCGCCAAAAACCTCCGCCAGCCGAATCATGGCAAGGTGGGCGTTCATGGTGGCGAAAATGTCGGTTTGCGGGAGCTTCGCCTCGTAGCAAGCTTTGATTTGGCCCCAATGCGGTCGGACGGCATCGAAATCGTTTGCCCGCCAGGCCCATAACCAGACGCCGTAGAGGGATTGAACGGTGGGCCGCGCGGCCTGCCAGCCGGGCGTCCAATTGCCGACGCGGTGGAGGGGGTGAAATTCGCGGCGCGTGCCGGGGACATCCGCCTCAAGCCGGCCCGGATTCCACGGCGCGAATCTGGCCGACGCAAAATGTTCGTGCACGTAACGGCGCGCCGCCGCCTGGCGGTCTGCCGGTAAATGTGGAAAAGCCCAGCCCAGAGTGGTGACGATGCGCCCAGGTTCAAGATATACGAAATAAGCCTCAACGGCTTCATCGGCATGATTCACCCGCCAGGGGGTCAGGAACCCGGCCTTGAGCACATCATCTATCTGTTCTATCAGCTCCGCCCGCAACCAGGCAGTCTGTTCAGCAGGGAGGTCTTCCGCCACCGGAAACTCCCAGGCGTAACGGTCCACCTTCAGGTCGGCAGCGGCCCCCGTCAACCCCGTGGCCAGCAGCAGGGTAAAGCACAAGACATGAGCCTTCATGGGGGAGATCCTGCGGCAGTTTCGACGGCGGTGATGCCATAGCTCTCGCACAAGTAAAGGCGGCCATTGGCGACGGCGGCGCCCACCCGGCCGGCCGTGGCTGGCGAAGGCGTCCGGGGCAGGCCGTCCTGACGGCGATCCACATACATGACGGGAGCGCTCCACACTCCGCCGTCCCGGTCGCGCACTTCGACCTGGACCTGATAATGCCGGCGCGCCTCCAAGTCCATCGCGTAAGTGCCACGGAAACGCTGCCGCCAATAACAAAAGCGCCCCCCGGTGGTCAGAGCGTAAAGGTTGTCGGTTTCCATGGGCCAGACATGCGCCGGCGGGCCGGCGTCAAGGGGTTTGCGGCGGCCGGTTGCGATGTCCACGGCGGCCAGGTCCAGGAAATAGCGTGTGCCGAAAGCCCCGCCGCGCCCCACCAGAGCCGGATGCCGCGTTGGCCACCAGGCCACCAGCTCCCCCCGCGAGGTGACGGCGGGCGGGTTGGGCGGCTGACCGCATCCCTCTGACGGCCCGCACGGAATGACATACGGCTCGGTTAAATCCTCCAGGTTCAACGCGAAGAAGCTTTTCCAGTCGTGTGGTGCGGACAAGGGGCCAAACGCGGCCCTGCCTTCGAGCCAGAGAAGGAATTTCTCCTCCTCGTCGGCCAGACTGGTGGCGGTGGCCAGCAGCGGGTCATTCACATATTCACTGCCCACACACCACGCGGGCGCGGTGCGCACCCAGAGCCTGCCTGCATGAATCACCGGCCATTGCAACCGAAAGCTTTGGCCGTAAATCTGCCGGGTGGCGGTAATGGTGCCGTCTCTGGCATCGAGCCGGTAAACTTTCAGGTTCTCCGCCACGGCATAAACAGCATTGCTGGTGGCAGCCAGACTGCCTTGCACCGCCGCGCCCAGGCGCGCGGACTGCCATAAAACCCGGCCTGATTCCAGGTGCATGGCGCAG
Proteins encoded in this region:
- a CDS encoding PQQ-binding-like beta-propeller repeat protein — encoded protein: MRHGRVLQCLLPLALLFWAGAPALPAADWPQLQADAARTGRSADEVAPPYRARWLWFGPAGTLRNRLSRPGAPGWTNDLTSGPGKSYPLPAQVPFTLAGTMQPIVHRGRVLVASLEGKVFAIQEEDGATAWEADLPGGSLATGAAAGEVVVFASLRGSVHAYHLNNGRPLWTVSTGRAITGAPCLAGDRLYVANHAGLVCAMHLESGRVLWQSARLGAAVQGSLAATSNAVYAVAENLKVYRLDARDGTITATRQIYGQSFRLQWPVIHAGRLWVRTAPAWCVGSEYVNDPLLATATSLADEEEKFLLWLEGRAAFGPLSAPHDWKSFFALNLEDLTEPYVIPCGPSEGCGQPPNPPAVTSRGELVAWWPTRHPALVGRGGAFGTRYFLDLAAVDIATGRRKPLDAGPPAHVWPMETDNLYALTTGGRFCYWRQRFRGTYAMDLEARRHYQVQVEVRDRDGGVWSAPVMYVDRRQDGLPRTPSPATAGRVGAAVANGRLYLCESYGITAVETAAGSPP